The sequence below is a genomic window from Trichosurus vulpecula isolate mTriVul1 chromosome 5, mTriVul1.pri, whole genome shotgun sequence.
ctctacctagcctcgccctttatcttccagctacttcccacccttgatactatcaaaatccatgccttcagctacttcccacccttaatcccattctcagttcctggagtctgacctcatcttgtcctccttagactcctcctcaagaccctccctaaaacCCTCcgctagtcaccccagaccacccctcaatccctcctacaatctttgtgtatataatctccatcttacctccatgaaggtgctcagattcaatctagctcagcccaGACTAAATCTGGCCCgcctgacctggagaatagatccaggagagataatttaaaaattattagacaacatgaaagccatgatcaaaaaaagacaaCCCATCATGGTGAACCCCCAACAAACCCCGTCCCTTCTTTTGCTGAGAAGGCCCGAGTCGAACTCCTTCGGCAGGACCCAGCaccttggggtcttgagcaccctcAGAAACCGATGGTTCACTAACAATCATCATTTTGATTTAACCTCTTCAACAGGATCCTGAATATCTCCTCATTCTCTCTAGGAACTGaggagattcatttttttccttttcctgatctATTTCAAAAGCCCtatttatattctgtgattttggcaCAGCTTCCCTTATCCCTTCTATTACCAATTGTCTAAGATCCTGCATATTCCTACATTATTCCTCGATATTGTTATCCCAGCTTGGattttcatttgggaattttctgTCTGCAGCTACCACTCCTTGTCCTGGAGGGTGTCTCCTTTCCCATTCCTCCATGGCTGCCTTTCTAATCacacccttttcttctcccataaacaggaggttgagtatggacattaattctgcccaggtattaggaatatttgcctggccaaacttataaaaaaaaaagaaaacttcatatcattatttgctttaagaaccatccagatttgaatttggcatcccgctttctccaagcttcatcttatgcatactggcaatgcctaaggattctaaggatttttgagggggaaggggtgcaggcatttctcttaaaaaaaaaaaacaaaaaccttttggactcttaagaaagataagagggagtggtccttaagagcacatgagtttgcaactcccccactcattctttctaccaagctaaaatatttctcagtttccccttcagcctgctgcctctgataaagggaaaaatcccttttagttgctaaaggctcctccctaggtggggcctggcagccccctGAACAAAGGAGCCTGCCTTTCTAAGCACTAACTAATCAGCCCTATTTTCCaatcaggttacaagtttctttagcttcagctcctaattgacacacccagtcttctaaggtggagtgggggagggggtggccaagagcacatggcagctaagagcagcACCCGGACTGAATTCCAGGTGGTCTCAAGCTGCCATTCTACAACTCCCTTTATCTCTAGcttctatctccctttctttcccaatctCTACTGAAACTTTTTACTCTCCAtatttccaatttcaatctttctttccctaatcttgacccaaattacctcaaacatttcaaataaataataaattacatactcacccagctttcccttttcccagctgctttctttttaccttaaaacttaaaaatgaccaacaatttttaatcacattctaagcaGACCACTGAACCTCTTTAAAGTGGTCGTCCAATTTTTCATACCCCTTTTACTtagtttttaaaacactttgcttgatgtTAGATAGACTGACTCAATAcaaaatgcagattttttttcccttttagaatctaaccaacccttaattcagagcccccagtCCTCCCAGCtggcagcttcagctctgattccttatctaactattttcataccaaaggagcccatttcagtctcctagagttaaatatttttacctgaacatagaacaaaaaaaaaacatagatgaAACATTAGttagacagacatttcacatgaacaatttagaatttgacTCACTTCCaacattaaaccaaatcactttTCCCTGGGTCGACCCACGAGTGCTTTTCTTCcaagcactaggagaaatccattctccccacctagGTGCACTTTCCCTGGGTCGACTTATTGTCTTCCCAGCTAGCCAACATTCTTCCTAACGGGTGGAGGAATGTTAGGAGGATCCTTTCATCCTCCCCAGGTACCTTTTTCTTAGAGCTCTTATTTACCATTTTAGGCAAACCTTACTTCTCAACCTAGATCCCCCAGACTTGACAAGGCAGTACTACTCTTTTGTTCCTATCTTGCTCAGGTGACCTGACTTGCACAGTCTCCAGCCATTCCCTTTTGCGTTTGTCTGCACACTCTTCTTCAAACGAGGTCTCAGGTCCTTCAGAGCGTCCAGGGGGTTTTCAGCTTGGACAGTGGGACCGCTCTAACAGTGAGCGGAAGcgctcttccctctgccctatcTTACTCACCCTTCCTGGGGTCTTCAGAATCCCGGACaagcccccaaattgtgagaaacatggttttggggatcactggacttccccaaattgtgagaacatgcgtctttggggatcactggacttcctaggcagggccaaagtcctgaggaagaaccctgtgataattcCTAGGGAAGGCtatacagaccacaggactcccagatgaagaccaagtggtagccccccccttaatctgtggggatcacggGGCCTcttaggggtcagaccctaaggaggacccaagtgatggccccgtAGGATGGCGGTAAgttcacaaggctcccgagacagggccagaagtcccaagtgatgtccccttaagaaggctgtgcagaccacagggttccccatgggaatccggagtggtagccctcttaacaccgcagtggagATCACAGGACACCTCAAGGCAAGATCCACGAGTAATCCCGGGACGAGCTTCCACTGCCCAtttcttcccttcacttgaccttagaaagatccatgtgatttgcccattctcacccaaagaactcaggaccagagtgggcagaggaaggcattttattatgctcctagAGAGGGTGGGTGTAGTGCTCATTGGAACACTCACcggttctgtcttataatatcttgatttctcataaagccactagcttccacttgctccaatctaatttttaaggtggtattttcttcagtgtccttttggatcttcttttccatttggctaattctgcctttcagggcaatcttctcctcattggctttttggtgccTTCAACACCTTCACAACAATTTTCTGCTCCTCAATCAGGAAAGCATGCTTGATCCTGTCACGGACACACTTAGCACACATGGAGCCACCATAAGCCCTGCTGACATGCTTTTTTGTCTTCGATAGCCTCATAAGAACTTTAGGTCTCACTGCATGAACACCTCGAAGTCTTTCTGGGCATACACCACAGGCTGATTTTGGTGCTTTTCCAACTTTCTTGGTATAAAGGTAAACAATTCTGTTACCCGGGGTTCGTGACAGCCGAGTTTTGTTGGAAGCTGTGTTGTAGGACAGCCTACGGCGATATGTCAGACGCTTAACCATTTTTAATTTCTGTCAGGTCCATCACCGGAAGAGGGAAAAgcagtctatttttttaaggtgttattttcttcagtattttttggggtctcctttagcaagtcattgacttgtttttcatggttttctcacatcactctcatttctcttcccagtttttccactacttctcttacttgcttttccaaatgctatttgagctcttccatggcctgagaccaattcctatttttcttggaggcttttgatgtacgcgctttgactttgttgatttcttctgggtgtatgttttggtcttctttgtcaccaaaaaaagattccaaagtctgagtctgaatctgagtctgttttcgctgcctgttcacgttcccagccaactacttgacccttgagctttctgtcagggtctgactgcttgtagagtagagagtactttgtccctggtttcagtcttttcctttccccattgTCAGAGGAGCTGTATGAATTTTGAAGGGATGGAATATTTGGACTCAGAGTCCTAGTAGTGACCTCATGATGGCTGATGGCAATAACTGCATTGAGAGTCAAAGAAAGACTGGATTCAACGAGAATAGCAGATTCAAGACTCTgaagcagcacttcttaaactgtggatcgtGACTCCATATGAAGTTGAGAAAAATTTGACAACACTAAAaagtttctgaatgcacaatgacaaaaaattaattaaaaatcaaatgctcaatgaatccgaggtgtttctgacagcgctttaaaaaaaattatagctagCTAAATTCTGTGATCAGAATATGGTCACCTTAACCAGTTGGTCATTTTTTAATCTGCCTTTCTCTGCCGAAACCCTTAACTTCAGTCTTCTGCAGAGATGAAAATCCTACTGCAGTCTCTAAGGCCTGCAGTCTCTTACCCAGTTCATCATAACACCTAGCACTGCTTTCCAAGTTTCTTCTAAAGTAGCCATTTACCTCTACATGAATCATCAAACcataaaaagagggggttggactagaagatctttAAGGtgaccttctgactctaaatctatgatcttacaatCCTATGATCACAAATGGCTAATGGAAGTTGGATTGGATGAGTCTAGCAAATCTCTCCTTGGTAGCGAGAAAGAACAATAAAGGCGGGCATCAGAAAAGAAGGAATGctaaagtaaaattttattttctttccctgtctaGACTTCTATTTTAGACAGAGAAATTTTGCAAATACTTTATACATTTGAAATTATAGTAGAGCATGTAATTATTCAGTTCACCGCTGGGTCATGGTGACCCACTTACCattaaaaaacagttaaaaaatgATGTAAGGACTTTAGATAGACCTAAAAGGACAAAAACCTTTTCTTCCCCATATAGCATAtccattcaattcagcaaacatttattaatgttaaTTTATTATGTTGATtaatgtaaattaatttgggaaaacaaagacaaaaacaaagcaagtccccttgagtttacattttattgtgcGATAGATACAATTCGTACACAAGTGAGTATGATAAGAGAGTTGAGGAAGCAGTAATGACTTTCTGGGGTTGGAGTAGGAGCAGGGTGAGTATCTTAGAGGTGGTACCACCCAGGTTGGGCCTTGAAGCAAGACAAGGATTATGAGAGGCAAGAAATGAGGAgcgagtgcattccaggcatgggtcaTTACCCACCTGTGCAGAtcttgggagggagagggagctgGCGTAGTTTGGCTTGGTTGGAATTCATGAAGAGCAGTAGTATGCaaccaagctggaaaggtagatgtgggggggggggctttgAATGGCAGGCGGGGTTGATATTTTATCCTATAAGCAATGTGAAGACACAAAACTGACATCGGCAGATCTGTGTCTTAGTATGATTATTTTGGCAGGTGTGTAGAAGATggttggaagaggggagagactggagacagggagaccaattaggagattattagtcatccaggtgagaggtgatgaggggctACACTTGAGACTCTGTGAGTGGAGAAGAAAGGATGGGTAGAGGAGATCTTATTGAGGCAGAGTTGCAATAAGTGATGGAGGTGAGAAAGAAGTAAGAGATATTAGAAGATATAAAAGTTATGAAGTTGGGTTATTGGAAGATATGTTGCCTTTAGGAagtttggagaaggaaggggcagctaggtggcagagtgtaGAGTAcctgccctgaagtcagaaggaccagcattcaaacctggcctcagacacttgacacttagtagctgtgtgaccttgggcaagtcacttaaccctaattgccttgttaaaaaaaaaagtttggaggaGGAACAGATTTATCAGGAAAGATACTGTGGAGAGATGTAACTTCTGCCAAGGATAGAGTGAAGGGAGAAGGTCAAAGCAAAGCATAGCCACCTGTTTTGCTAGGCCCAGCCCTGCCTTAAGCGATGTCTTTTTCTGAGCTCAAGCCAGAGGATTTTAGTTAGGAATAAGGAGTGATACTGAGTCATTTGTACCACTTCCTGTAAGACCCGGTtggtttttagatttttaaaaaaatttttcattcAAATACTGGTTCAGACAGCCTAGCCCTACCTACCACACCTAATTTAGAGTAGCTGATCATAGACTTTGAGACAATGTAAACAAACAACGCCAGCCAGATGTTCCAGTGCCACTAATttgcattgaagaaaataaacatttcaatCCAACAAAAACTTTTAAAGCACCTCCTGTTTCTGTAAACAGCACGGAATGGCGACTTGATGTAATGGACAAGGACTTTAGTCTTGGACTCTGGGAGCCTTAGGCCCAAATCCTAGGTCTGATACTCATTGACCTTGGTTACCTGGCCAAGTTATTTAAGCTCTGTGTTCCGTAGGACTTCTCTACTAAGTGAGTTGGATCTCCTTTGGTGGAGAAGTTTCTCGGGAAGTCACAAGTCAGAGCACTGCTCTAGATGATAGGAGAAGATATATAAGGTTTAGAAGAGGTACCACTCTGGGACTTCGTGGAATTTACCACTTAGTAGCAACGTTTGGTACACATACAGatgattataaaataaaataacatataagTTCATAAGAAAAAGGTACACACTTTACCTATCTCACACtcatgctttcaaggagctcgGTGGCTTATGATCTGACCCACTCTAATATTTCTTCCACAGACTATGAAAtaactcctttttttctcctctgcatTGAGGGGCGGTGGATAGAGggcccaccctggagtctgaaggacttgagttcaaatgtgacctcagacactaactagctgggtgaccctgggcaagtcgcttcaccctgtttgcctcagtttcctcatctgtcaaatgagctggagaaggaaatggcaaaccgctctagtattctgccaagaaaaccccaaatgggggagaagtcggacatgactgaaactattcAACAACCGTGGATCTATTTTGAAGCATAAGGAACTAAAAGGACTATGAAGCATCTTTGCATtagcccaatttttttttttttgctaattgaCATTGTGACCTTAAGTAAAGTCATCTCATTATTCATCAGTTTCTACATATAAAAAATAGGGATTAAAACACCTGTTCCATCCActtacagagttattgtgaggattaacaCAGTAATGGGTGTGAGACTGCTTTGAAATGTATAAAGTAATACATGAAAGAGGTGTTATTACTTCTGATAGTCTAGGCCTATAATCAAGGGACTGACTTTGCTATGGCTTATATTACTAATTACAAAAGATCCCCTAATTATGATGACAGCCGCATTTATGGAACATTATAAAGCTTACAGAGTGCTTTGCATATgtgtattgtctcatttgatccttgcaataaccCTATTGTTATAGGTTTTATTATCACACCCAttctatagatggggaaactgagacccatggtcacataactagtgtcagaggtggaattcagTCAGTTATTCAACctgtcaaacatttatttagcatgtaCTAAATGCCAGGTCCTGTGCAAAGGAacagggatataaaaagagacaaatcaAGTCTCTCCTTTCTACTCTATTGTACTGCCCTAAATTACAAATTCTATAGCTTATGTAGTTAATATGATTTTCAGGAATTAAATCCCATTTTATGGTTAGTTAAATTTGAATAGATGTTTCAAAAAATATCTAATTTACCTTGGTTGCAGAGCTGACTAGaaatttttgtgtattttgtaaCTATCACAAAGGCAAAGAAACTTGAAATACACCCTAAGTTGAGGGGGCATAGAGAGACCTGGGCCACCATCTGTGGTTTCCTATTTTAACGAAttacttttgctaattaggtgttAAGCTCTGTTGTTCTCTTAGAACATTGCAAATGCTGTCAACACCCTTTTAATTTGGCATCCTGGGATAAAGCTCTGATAACCCTACCCTAGTTCCAGTACTACGTGGCCTGTTTCAATAAGTGCAAGAAACAATTTGTGCTGGTTGAGAAGCAAAACATGCTGATTCTTTGATTTCACTCTCTGTGTCTAACACCAGTAGGAAAGGCAAACATTAGAAATAAAATTTGTGAATCACTATATAATACATTTTGAACCTGCAGTATTCACAGGCTGTAGTAAGGCATTAAGCATTATTCCAGATGTACTGTGCTCAATCATAATGCCCTAACACAAATAATAGCCTTTGTGGGTGAGGCAGATTCCGTGGCGCTCTACCTCATAAAAGAACAAAGGGTTTGTCCAGCATCATAGAGCAGAGGTAGTAGGACAAACACACAGTCTTCATGTGTTTTGGCATATCCTCTGTCCCCTAGAACAAAGCTTCCCATGTGAAGGAAACTTTAACCTTCTGATCCTTTCAAAAGCACCCACCTCTCCTTTGACTCAGAGCTGAAGCAAGAACTAGTGCATTTTCTAGAGACAGAGCTAAAAATACACTCCATTTCttctatcctcctcctcctcctccttctctcagcTGCAGGATTCTAACCCAATTAACAAActgatttaaattaaaataaaattgtgatctttctctgttttttccaTGCCCTCCCATCTGTTGAATCCCACCTTAAGTAACACCTTAGTTTTCAGTGTCCAACTCAAGgtgggaaaataaaaattaagactgGGGCTGTGTTGGTCCTTAGGGTTTTCTAGGAGGTTTATGGAGCTATCGATTATTACTAGATCTTTAGCTTGTAAAATAAAAGCCATATTTCCACAATTTTGCAGTATCTGGGTTAGATTGACAGTGTTTTCTAGATAATAGATGATGCCCTAAAGATAGGACTCTTTTTATAGTGTCCTATTTATACACCTCCACACAGGGATCAAAGTACTGAATTGAATGTTtgaatttttaaagctttgaacGATCACTGAGGACAAATAGgtcaaataaaactgaaaataatgatACTGTGGGTATTTTACTTGTTTGAATCACCTCTCTAAGCTTGGTATTTCAGAAGGGCTTCACAACCAAAATCGCCGTCAAGTCCTTGTTTCTAGTTCACTAAGACAGGCTAAAGAATTATCCTCTATAACACACAGCAAATTAAATAGCAAAGCAGAAAACCCAGACTGGGATCAGAAATGTCTAGTTCTGCGCCCTAACTGGTGCCGTATGCTAATGTTTTATTGCTTGGCTGGTTTTCCAGGTCTTCAAACCTGCTGGTTCCTACCTCAAATCTTACTTAAGCAAcaccatttattaaaaataaatttgctaCCTGTTCTCATTTTCATAGAACAAATCACCTTGTTCTTCTGGTCTTCAGAGCTGCCGAATTGGCCTTCGAGTTTCTTTCATCTGATTATTTCATATCCTGGAAACATATTAAAAATGTGCTCTTATTTTAGAAGAAtggctttcttttattttacaggcaGTGTTGGGGGTGTATACAAACtctgaagttgatttttaatCCTCTTTTAACTATGGCTTCCAGGTGGTGACCAGATTTATTTTACATCACTTGAGGAATTTATTGGTAGACTTTGAGATGGCCACTTAATCTGCATAAGAGGAATCATGACAGATAATTTCGcttggacttagagttaggaagacttttgATCAAATttcagataagtcacttaatggctgtatgtgtgtatatatgtataccatatttccccatgatAAGACTCACCTTAATTTTGgtgcctgaaatttgaaaaaaaaaatgtattacataaagttattgaactcaaattttattcatcataaaattcatataaTAATACGATGAAATTCAaagaccttctgctcatagctttcaggcgacttttgggcaagtctggtgcatgtatgcatgcttagtccattccatttcatgaacctgaagcaccaattgtgtcctcctttgaaatcagtaacttctttttcatcagcaattcttcttgccttatgctgaaccatctttgtggacacaggaattccaattgccctttgctcttcaatccatatcttcaattccctctctaaatcaggccattttgctaacttgcctctcatggccttcttctgccatggtgttttcagtagggtttcttcttcctgtagccagtctcagattgttttctcagttggaggaggatcaaacttacattcagcagcacgaattccattcacttttgcaaactggatcacttttaactggaattcagcactgtatgaaaatcttttctgagccatttctgggcagaatgtggcaaaatgtaacctaatatactggtaacaaatgtgaaacaatgagtgcaaagacaacaagcgtgaaaaagcgggaaatgcaagtaaaaaaactaccaccactgtataagatgcacccagtttttagaccccaaatttttcaaaaaagggtgcatcttatacatgaggaaatatggtatgtacatgtacacgtatgtatgtacatacgtgtacatacatatgtgtacatgtatgtgcatgtgcatatatgtgtatagtgtatatatacatatgcaggcATACATATACCTACTTCACAGGTATTTTGTTCGTAtaagcctgtgatttcactggtgttgAGTAGGAGCTACAGGCGAGGAAACTTCTAATAATGTAGATGAGAAATTGTTCTGTtttttataatcttaaagaattgCTTAGAGCATGGAAAGTTTAAGTGACacaccctgggtcacacaaccacTATTCTTTATTCTCACCATGACTTCAGTCCCCCCATCCCTCAGCACTTTCCCAGGCCCTCCTACCTGCTCTGACTAAACTCTCCTCCTTGTGCAGTCTTCAGCCATTATTGAACCAGCTCAACTCCACACTGATTTGGTCTACGAAAATGGGAacagtgattttatttttaataaatgacaTTGCTTAAATAAGAATTGGGGTGGGAACCAGCAGGTTCAGAGACCTGGTACAATGATAGAATCCCTCGTGGTTCCATTTTCTATTGATGTCCTCATCTGCCAGTCATCAACACTGGGTTATTCTCATCATCTGATTCTTCTGTTTCTACGTATGTGCTATTGAATGGAACTAGATAAGTTCCATACAATAAATTCCATACAAGTGGGCTGACTGGGTCCTCTACAAATTTACTTATCTACGTAACTCTTCAGACAACTTTGCCGGAGAGATATCAGGCTcatgaaatgactaaataaaccTTATCCCAGAATTCACTGCTTtggtaattaaatttttttttaaattggcattGAGATTTCTGGAAAAAAGCCAAAGCTGCCATTCAGAGGAAGCATTGGCTGTGTGTCTAATCTTTTGATGATCAATCCGTTGATTCCTTTCCTCTAGGATACTGTTATTGCAGGTTGGTGGAAATCAGAACTGATGGGATATTCAGAGACTATTGGCACTCTTGGGTATTGGTGAGGTTTAACTTCCAAGACCATGTTTTTGCCATTCACTGAAGGCAGTTATCACAAAGTCCCCTAAAAGATGGAATGCTCA
It includes:
- the LOC118851244 gene encoding 60S ribosomal protein L34-like; the encoded protein is MVKRLTYRRRLSYNTASNKTRLSRTPGNRIVYLYTKKVGKAPKSACGVCPERLRGVHAVRPKVLMRLSKTKKHVSRAYGGSMCAKCVRDRIKHAFLIEEQKIVVKVLKAPKSQ